The DNA window TAAGCGAGGTGCTCCACTTGCTTAATCATCCTTGGGGCTGCCACATCCCATCGCATCTCCGCACTGGGGGAGCGCCCCCAGCCCACCTCGCTGCGcttcccccctcccacccccaaacaGGGGCTGGCAGGTAACGGGAAAGCCCCATCCCCGGGAGTTTGGGCTGGAGGGATGGAGCCAGCTCGGCGGATGAGGTGGGGGGCTCGGAGGCGGCGTGCCAATGGCTGCGCTGCCCCCTCCTCTGCCCCCACCCCGCCGCCGGCCCCTCCGCCCTCCCCGCCCGACCCTCCTCCCCGCCGCTCACTCCGCGCCCAGGCGTGCGGCTCGGGAggcggccccgctccgcgcccgGCGCAACCTCCGCCGGCTCCGCGCTCGGGAGCCAGCAGGTCTCCGGGAAAGCGCTGGAGGGTGAGGGGAGGGAATGCCGGAATGCCCGGACCGCGGGGCCAAGGCGGCCCCCATCCATCATAAAATCTCCTTCTCCGTCTTAGACATCCTGGATCCCCAGAAATTCAGCAAGAGACGCGAACCGGCCGCGGGGAGCTGGGGCAGCGCCCCCCGCTCGGGCGAACGGGAGAAAAGTTTGGGAAGAGTTGAAGTAGGAAAGGACGCTACTGCTCCCGGCAGCGGGAGGAATAAACTAGAGGCACATGGTAGGAACGCGCTCGAGTTTCTCCGGCCGGCGATGGCGGGGCGAGCAGGTGGAGGCGCCGGCAGACGGGGACCCCCGGCACTCCCAATCCCCGCGGGGTGCGCTCCCCGTGCGGGGCTCCCGCAGGAAGATGGAACGGGGCAGCGCGGGGGAAGCGGGGGGATGGATCTCTATTTTAACTCTCGATGATGCAAGGGGAAAAGTTCTCGGTGTTTCCCTCCCACCCCCGGCCTCCCGGTGTGCGGAGCATCCTCCGCCGCCCGAGGAGGACGGGGCATCCCAGGGCGTTTCACCGCCCCATCCCGACCCCAGACGGGCCGCGGCTCTTGCCAGGGCACCGTACGGGGTATTTTTCCCTCAGCACGCTGGCTCCCGGGTACCCCTTTCCCCAGGGCGGGAGGGGTCGGCTGCCCCGGCCCCCCGGCCGGCAGCGGGACGGGTAATTGCTCAGCCCGTCCCCACCGGAGGATGCCTGAGCTCCCGTTGATCGATATCCTATTACCGACTCCCGCCTATCTCCTGCCCGCAGCTTGCAGGTGCCCACTTCAAACCTCCTTCCCCCGGCCTGATCCTAATATTGTTCGATTAAAACTTACCTTTAATAGATGACATCTATCGATCTGGCCCTCGCAAATCTGAAACTCCATTAGCGCGCtgatggggaggaggggaggggattTATTTCGCTTCAGAAGGGGACtttaataacttcttttttaattggtaAGAAATCCATATCGACGGCCCCCCCGCTCCTTGCCGCAGATGCGATGGGAGCGCGGAGGGGCTCTCGCCCGACGGgagagttggggtttttttggtctctCCTTTATTGTATTGTAACGATTACCCTTATTTTCTCACGTTAGAGGGGGGGTGATGGAGAAGCAGCGCCGGGTTTCGAGGGGTGGCAGGTGCCTCGGCGCTGGGTGAGGGACGGGAGGAGGGTGCGCGGCCGCCTCCCCGACGTGTCCCCTCTGACGAGCGCCGCCATCTCCCCTCAGATGCGCACTCCCCGGCGGAGAGCGGCGCCGAGGCAGCGGGACAGGAGCCCGAGGACGGGACCGGGGACGGGACCGGAGGCCGGCCCGCCTCCCATCAGCCCGGTCCGGAGGAGCCGGGCTCGCCGCGGGGCGGCAGGCGGCGGCGGGCCGAGGCGGGATGCGGAAAACCTCGGCGGGCACGGACGGCTTTCACCTACGAGCAGCTGGTGGCCCTGGAGAACAAATTCCGAGCCACCCGGTACCTGTCGGTCTGCGAGCGCCTCAGCCTGGCGCTGTCGCTCAGCCTCACCGAGACGCAAGTGAAGATCTGGTTCCAGAACCGACGCACCAAATGGAAGAAGCAGCACCCGGGGGCCGACGGCGCGGCCACCGCCGCATCCTCCCCCGCTGCGGCGGCGTCGggcggcagccccagcccgccGGCTCCCGGCGCTTTGCCCTTCCAGACTTTCCCTTCCTACGCCGCCGCCAACGTCCTGGTCCCGCCGGCCGCCCCCTTCCCGCTGGGCGGCGGCGCCTTCGCTCCCTTCCTCGGCCCCGCGTACCTCGGCCCCTTCTACGCCCCGCACCTCTGAGGCGGACGgatcccccgtgtccccccggaAGCCAGGCACGGTCCTTCTGCCCAAGCGGGGTGCGACGGCTGCGCTTCTGGTGGTTGCATGGCGATTTGAAGTGTAAGAAagtcgatttttttttttttccaggagtcACAGCAGCATGTTTGAGGTACATACTTtgacaaagagaaacaaaccccactgtgACCACCGGATTTTATTAGCACGTTTGAGATGTAATTATAGGCGTTGGAGATGGGAAAAGTAAACCTCTTTACACATGGCTGACACTAATTCCCTCCAGATTCTTCTCCAAGTTCCTTTTTCAAGCACTCCTCGTTGCCGTTCAGCTTGCCAGCACGTCTCAAACCTCGAGAGCTCGGGAGCTGTGGCacttgttcctgctgctgttctcctGCTGATGGTACACACCAACGTTTCCAATTCCAGGGATGCTCGCCAGCGAAGTCCCCAGGCTCTGAATTTGCTCGTAGGACTGGGTTGTTCCCTGTTTGACCCATGTTTTATTGTCATTTCTGACTTCTGACCTGAAATCTGCAAGCTGTGTGCTTGGTACCCTACCTGGAGGagagtttttctttctgcctgagAAGGTGTAGGAAACTGCCGCTCCGTGTCATCAGGCGACGAGCAGAAAATCTGCGCGGTCAGTGGGAAAATACTCAATTGCTGCTGATACCCACGTCCCTGCCGTCTTTTTCTGTTCATTCCCAGTGACTTCAGAGGTTTTGGATGAGATGTCTAAAGATCATTCTTTTTGCAGAGAACAGTTGTTCTTATAATAACACAGCATTAGTGCCAAATgaggcagaaaagaaaacataaatcaGAGAAAATGATTACATTAttcatttccttaaaaatgGGGCATTCGTGgtagaaaataagtaaaatgcagaatttcCAGTATGCCGAGACTATTTTCCATAACAGAGAAACAcatgctttttggtttttttgctttttttgaagCATTTGTTAGAAGGGAAAATCACATTTCATCTTCATCGTTACAAGCACCGGAATGCAAAGGAATTTTAGCTGGGGGCTTTTCTGTCCCTGAATGGATGGGAAGTAATTGGTTTAAAAAACTCTGTCTCATGCGGTTTTACAAATTCTTACAACACGCTGTTCCACGACTGTATCCCCGCGGTCTCTTGCAGCGCTTTAAAGTACGCATTGGCTTTCCAACCAAAAAACATAGCACATAAATCCTATCTAGCTCTTCTTGTGTTTGTCtaaataaaaaggtttttttaaattattctgtgtttaattgtttttaattgtaCTCAAAGTAGCTGGGCTGTTTCCCCACTGGGTGTGGATCATCCTGCTTTACAGCAATCACCTTCCTGAACTCCAGATTTGCAGGGGTGAGACTTGCAAGGCCAGGCTTGGGGAACAGTGTCTGTGCCCTGTTAGGCCAGTGGGACCACTCACTGAAACTGTCTTTCCAAGCCAAAGAGGAGTTATTCCGTgtcttcttaattacttctgcAACTCTTAACAAAACACAAGGTTCGCCTCAGGTCATGGTGTTGGAAGTCATAACTACTGTGTGAATGTAGCTACTTGCAGGTTAATTGAAGTAACTTTTTAACCCTAATTTCACTCATGTCTGACCCGGGTGTCTGGGCCATCAGGGTGCAACGCTGCCAGCAAACCAGCCATCCATTTCTGTCTGCCTGGAGTTAATTAAGAAAGGTCTTCTCGCAGGCTTGTCTAGTCCGTGGTCCCTGCTTCAAGTTAGGACTAGCCAGACCTGAACCCTCTTGACCAATTTGTGGCCTCCAACTTGTGATTGTCGTCACCGTGCGTGCAAAAACTGGTTCTTGATTTAATCTGACTGTTGCTCTGAGGTGTTCTCAGAGCATGAAAGGGTTGGTCAGTGCACTGAAATctctggtggaaaaaaaaggctggtgTGCTGTCATTTGTCGTATAATTAGTTCTCTTGCTTAAGTGTAAATCGCAGCGAAACCTAGGGAATGttagaaatcaaaataatgcaaatagtATAAATTGTCTCCTCTTTCGAGATGTGGTTTTGCTGTTCATAAACCTTTTCAAGGCTCCGTGGTTTGTCAGCAATTTTGCCTTTGGCAAAACAACATTAGTTTTATAGGAAATCTGAATACTCGATTAATACTTGATTCCTTAGCAAGAAGAGCCAGCTCTTTTCTGTTTAGTCACTTCTATAGCCCCAGATTCACAAAGACATTGTACAGCTGATTTCAGAGAACATGTCGGTCACGGTTCCTGCTTTGCATGACCTTCACCTCTGTGCAGCGTTGGAAGGGTGACACGTAGCAATGGCACTGCAGATTTTGTGGCACTGCAGATTTTTGTGGCCACCAAAGCATTTCTGGCTAAATGCTTCCGAGCCCTTTGGACAGACCCCTCCCCTTCTGCTTTGTCAAGGGGGCGGCTGCTGGGGTGGGTGATTTCATTGGTTTCTCGTTAAGGATGTGGTGACTGGTCACTTGTTACAGCTGTAATTCCAAGCAGTCCTGGAAACAGCAATTGCTGTCCAACACCACATTGTCCAGATTATGCTATTCACACTGGTTAACACTTTTGGAAATGCCCCACTGAGTATCCATTATCTCTAACAATTCTGAATACGGATTTGTGCAATATTTTCAAGCATAGACAAAAAATGACTTTACTCACAGCTGAATATAGATGTTAAAGGGAATCACAAGTAAGTCCCATgtgtaaaaagcaaaaaatgcatCTATATTAAAGAGTTTTGAATGCAAATGCTCCAGAGCGAGCAGGAAAGTTAGTAGCCTCCCTCATTCCCGCCATGTAGTCCATCATAACTGCATCTGCAGCGAGCAGGAGTCAACAGCTGGTTACAGACTGTCCAGACTACTGCAAACTTCTGGGTCATGCAACTCTAGCTAAAGCTTGGCTtgtattctctttctttctcttccagtaACACGGCAGGTAGGATGCTGGGCCTGAAATCTCACCTCCAGCAATGGCAAGTGCTTGGTGCTTCACAGGACAGCAAGAAAGCATATGCTGTGTCTCAGCTGTAGAAAGGGAAAGCTCTTGAGTCATCCAGTGCTCATCTCTTgacaaaataaccttttttcACACCTTCTCCCTGCACAGGCAATATTAGTGGTCTAAGAACCACAAAAGCACTTTGGAAATCAACTTTGTTTAACCTgataatgaaagaagtacgtGGGGTAACGTGTTAGAAATGTCAATTTAACTGGACTTTCAGATCTGTATTtaacaaacaaccaaaccaaacaaacaaaacaaagaaacaacaacaaaaacaacaggaaaCTCATACGGTTTGGTTTGCAATGTCTGAAGAATACACTGAACCACCAAATGCACCGAGtaacaaaagataaaatatatttattgaaaaGCCAGTGAGTGAGcatttttcatgaagaaaacCAATATGTTTTGTTGTGTAATATATGACTGGAAAATTAAACTAAAATCTATTTTGTCTCCCCCTCCGCTCCCTTATTTGCTAGGAAACCTGTAATAAGCTAAGTGCTATCTACACATAGGTTCCTGAGCTAAGGATAGAAACCCCTGTTTTCTACCTTTCCTTACTGAGATCAGGTAGGACCATTTCAAGTGAGGCAGGGAAGGCCAAAGATaaggagaagagacagagcTCAGAGGCCGCCTACCGCTCCCTGCTTCTGGCCGAACAGCTCCTTCAGAAGACACATCGCCAATGATTGCTGTTGTCACTGTGGAATATCTAAGTCCCACCTCCTGATGGCAGCACAGGTTGTATTTATGTTGAGAGGTGTGTAGCGATGTCTTCTGGCAGTTGTTTTCTTGGCCATCCACACCTACGAAGACCCACCTGTGTTGTGTGGGTGGCTGATTCACAGGGGATGCAAACGGGGACGTTTGCTGTGGCCGTTCCCTTTATCGACAGCCCAGCGGGCTCCAGACTGCTGAAGGCATTGACTGGGAAAATCTGTGGTAAGAAATGTggcaaatatttcaaaattatttactgCGGGCTGGATTCCAACCAGCAATACTTCTGCAGGATGTGCATGAAGTGGATTGAGTCCCTTTTAAAGCTGTGGATATTTACTTCTACATCATATTACAACAACAGGGATGTGCAAACCCAGTCTTGGCATATTCAGTCCAACAACTGGACCCTTTTTATTGTTTACCTCATTTTATAAAACACCCCAGGCACTACCTCTGGCAATCTGCGAGTTCCAGACCACATTCAGAAAAGCAATGAAAGTCAAGGTAGCCAAATGTTTATCAAAAGCCTCACAAAATCTAACAGCTGATCTATTAAACGCTTCATCATCCCACTAAGCGGTCAGGTGACTCAGGAATGATTGAGAAGCGTTGCTTTGGTCCCATATACTGGTTAGGAATGAGATCAAAGTCTGATTTTCAGCAGCTTTACAACTCACAGGCAGACTAGACGTCTAGCAAAATATTTGGTGGGGGAGATCTTCCTGAAGACAAATTGATAATACGGGTCTTGCATCACTAGGTCTgaacacattttctgttttccagtgtgACCCTAGATCAGCTGAAGTCACACTGAACAGATCTTTGCAGTACTTTCTTGACATGGAAAACTCATATTCCAGGCCCTGTTTCTGGTAGTGTACTCAGAAAAAGTTTCTGGGAAGATAATGATGCATATAACTAATTTATGAGCTGCACATTACAGGTTTGCTTTAGCCTCTCGGTTGGCATCTTTGCTGTTTTATTCACAGGAGCTGTTTTGTGGTTGCTGTGATTCACGTAGCCTGTGGCAACACTACCTTTGCTTACTGTCGTAGCACGAATATTAAGCTAAATTTCTCTTAGATTTTCCCATTCAAACACTGAAGAGTTCCCAAGCTAGCTTGTGATCgtctcattttctttgttttgcgtAATGccatgtgaaaaatgtaattaaaaatgtgCATTCCATGGGGTTAGCCATGTTGCAACACTGCAGATGGATTTCAGTGGTATTCAAGGTTCATGCTTTTTCACCACGCAGCCTCTGCCATACTGAAATATTGTCGAAGACACCAGATCTATGTACAAGATCAatgaacataaaatattttaatcctttCTACACATGCTGATTTGTTATGAGGTAGCTTTGATCATGGAAATTATTGTACTGCTATTGTTTAAAGAAAGAAGCCTTAAACAgtcattgttttaaaaaggagaatgtACAGAGATGCATAGACTTTGTAAAATATGAACATTAAAAGATGTCAGGTTTTGTATCTGTGGATCTTTAAGCTCCTTGATATAACAAATTGAGAGTCAGCTGAGTTGAAACCTTGTCCTCTCAGGTTAGGTCAGTTCTATGGTGATGTTCCAACACACGGTACCTGTGCTGACACCTCTTGTTTAGTGTTTGTGGGGAGCTGTTAGACTGACAGCTTGCCTTGTCTGGAAGTCATGGCTACCAGTGAATTCAAGAAATGCTGCATTTCACTGAAATTGCTACAGAAGAGCATTAGTTTCAAGAAATGATAAACaagacagagaaagcaaagaataGATTAAATGCTCTACTGATTTATTTGTCCCTTTACTTATTTGTGATAGTTTAAGAACAGGTAATTTCTGTCAagatctttctgctttctgaagatCTTCCTTTTGGCAATATGCTCTCCATATTTCTGATATCTCaagttgtgtgatttttttgaaaacaattattgtgaaacaaattattttaaaacaatggaCTTTAAAGCCAAGTCTTTTGTCCTAATATGTATCAAGAAAGCCTTTAATTTTGTGAATTATGTAGTATTCTAGAAAATCTAAGGCTAGTTCAAAGTCCTGAAAGGGGAAGTTCAGGAGCTGACAGCGTGTCATCCCAAGGTGAGGACAAGTGGCAGATGATGCAATTGGTTACCTGGCTGATCTTTCACTGCAATGATGCCAAGTTAAAGTCTGACAGGGTTGAGGTATTTTGTTAGTTCTTCAGCTTTAGCCTACAGTAGCTCTGAGCAGATGAGTGCCCACCATTTAGGCAGATTAGCAATCTCTGTTGCAGCAATGTCAAACACTCAGAACAGCAAGGCCAGCAGGGATGTGCAGTGGTAGAATTTTGAGGGGAGTTTCCCAGCTCCTGAGATAAAGCGTATCCAGATGTTCAGTGCTCAGTCCTGAGATTAACCAAATTGACAAGATATTTATTCTTATTACACAGTTAGATGTATTTATGTTCATTTCCTGTGTGCTCTCATGACAGTTATAGCTGCCATCTGGGTCAGATTTTGAAAGTCTGGAGAGCAGGAAAAGCGGTTGGTTCTTTCACAAATCACTGTCCTGTTAAAATCCAAGAATGATGAATGGAAGTTAGGAAGGAGATCTACAGGATCCaaatcaaaatacatttctacAAGGAAGAAGCAAGGCGCCTATGAGGCACTTGAGAGCGTGAGATTCAAACTGACTTAATCtcattcatattttctttctgatttttctgtctttctgatttttctgctcaaaaatgtcatttatcAGGCTGCTCAGACTCCTGCACACTTTCTGCTCTCATGGATCTCACACTTGGATCGTTTTGCTGCTGGAGTTGTAGGTTCACTGCTGTCAGAGTTGCACATCAGAGCTAGAGAAAAATCTAAAACCAGTCACTAGTGAGCTGAAGACATACGGCTCTTTTAATCTGTCTTGGTACATCTGAAAGTTGTTTTTCCCAAACTCTCTGCATCATCTCGGTAGTGTGATGCCCAAGGAATTTGATGATCACCAGAAACATATGTAGAAAAGCTCTTTCATTTAATTAACTACAAGTTAAAGAAATAGAAGAGCTTATAATTTACCTTTAAACCTAAGTTTCACATACAAGTGAcatgttttatttcatgtgTGTAAGGCTCTGGATATAGGCATTGATAAGCTGCACAGGAAAGTAACTGACTGTAAATTCAAACATTGGAAACAATGCCTAACAGGAGACAATAACTTAAACCATCTTGATTCTGTAATTCAGTTATCCATGCTCTCATCTAACAAACAGAATATCattgaaatatttgtaaaataagcAAACATACAAGTCAGGGAGGATAAGTATTAACTATAGCTCAAGGTTTATCTTGCAACAGGAATATCAGCTCTAAGGCTTGTTTGTGGTGCTTTAAACTGGGTTAACTAACATCCATCCAATAAAACAGCTCAATTTTGAGGCAGTTGTGCTATGCTTTACAAAACTATCTTGAAAGATATGAgctaaaaaagaaatctctaaCCAAATTTGAGAGGCAGATGTGCTTTGTACGCATTACAATTTGTTGCTCCTATGTTCTGACTCACTGCACTGTAAGATATTCtagctgtgctgcaggaaagACTGAAGTTTCCTGTCCTGGAAGAAATGTCTTAATGTAGAATTCTGCTGTCAGTAAATAACCGGAATAACACAAACATGGGGTATGGAAAATCATTTTTCTATATAATGGACTATCAAAATCTGCATGAACTTCAACTGTCAATTACGAAAATGAAAGATTGAAGTGTACAAGTAGAAAATTCCTGAAATCGCTCATCTCTCCATTGGTATCTTATCACCATAGTGATAAAGCACCTTCATCTTCTTCTTGGGTCTTTTCCAGACCTACTTTTTCAAATATCTGCCAGAGGAAAGTCTTGCCTCTGGGTATGTTTGGTGACCAGACACTTTCTAACAGTGGGCAAACTAAGAAATGTTACTtgggctgtgtccccacactcACACGTACACATGTGACAGAGTCCCTCACTGCATACCGTTATCTTGTTGGTCGTCCTTCAGATGACACAAACATCTGCAAGGTTGGCCTGTATGTATGACACCATCACACTCTTCTCAGAAAGCTGCTCGGTATGAAGCACCAGGACAGCGGCCAGACTGGGACTGCAGGTTGAGTTTTCCAGGGCAATATGGTAAAGCTGGCCTTAAAATCTGCCTCTGGCtcaaagaaatgtaatttttttggcTGAGTGGCAGCACAGTTTCATCAAGAGGAGAAAAGGTGAAGAACACCTTTGTGGCTTTCCCAGAGGTGGGAAGAGGGGTGGGAGTGTCTTTCTGCCAGCACTGGAGACCTGTATTGGTTTTAGCTAACTATGAACTTGCACCTTGAGCCTTGTGACTTAGCTGATCTCCGAGGAGGCTGAGGCTGTAATTCCCTTGTATTGGCCTTACCTTTAAATAACCACAATAACTGGGATGCAATTCCTCAGTCTCTTCACACGCCTAATTCCCACCGACTTCAGTGAGCGTTTCTGCCAGAGACAGAGCTGCAGAATTACTCCTAACAACTGGCATGACTTAACTTGTTCCTTCTTATAACTTTATGGTTTACTTACATGTCAAATTGTATTTATTGGATCAGCAGAATGAATATAATAACCCTCTTTCCTCAAGTAGGTCAAGATTTTCTTATTATCTGTGGGGCAAATAACTGTAAAATGCGAACATTTCATGTcttatgttttcatattttggTTACTGCCACGTGGAGTCTTTTAGATAGCTACAGGTAACTAAATAGTACACattaagcttttgttttcctttttaaaatcacaggAAATACATCTATCTGAGAGCAACTGCTTCACGATCTATGGTAATAGCTGCCACTGCACACAACGTGAACAACTTAAAATTCCAACTCGACAGcatttaaggaagaaaagtgGATATTTTCTGTGTCTTGATGATAAGTGCCAAAgacaaaggaggaaagaaagtgaGTCACAGCAGGACTACACCCATCCTATATAAAACTGTGATCAAGCTTACATTAAGTAGGGGTTTCAAGTCACTCTCATGTTGAATAACTACATTCCAATTGAGAGTAATTTAATGTTTGTCATTTTTTAATCTCAGAAAAAATCCatatcagctttaaaaaaatacgtTTACATGTAGTATCTATACATTTCAGACTACGTATTTGAGCACAtaaaccttttttcctttttttttaaacttctgtcAGGCCTTGCAGACTCCAAAGGAAAGCAAGCCCTTTCTTGCTTgagggttgtttgtttgcttgtttttgaaaCTCTGCATTTCAGACAGTAATGTGCAGTGTTTACTTGGATACAGGATCTCTGTTTTCCTGGAACTGAGGCTGGACGCCTGGCTTCTGAAATCACTTCTCAGGGCACTATGGCTCCAGCTCCCTGTGGCAGAGCCTGAACCCAGGATTCAGCACTTCAGCAATTCATCTTGCTTGCCTTTAGCTTGCAttctttttcaaatgtgtgTTTTTGTCATACAATATGTGCTGTTTAACCCTTTCAACAAGTTATGtcctttctacatttttttgcTTCCTCTGAAAAGTGCATGGCTGGATGAATCTAAAACAGTGACTGTCCtggagaaaaacagcatttataGGCAGGTAAAAGGCTGTTCTTGAGTTGAGTGAGAATTCAGTCTATGAAAGATTAAAAGGATGTATCTCCAGTATCTTATTTTTGTGGTTAAATAGGTAGAAGGCATCATTAGCATGACTTCAGCAAGCTGACAAGCTATCCAGCATATTAATGAAATACCatagtttgggaaaaaaaaggatgctTAAACCTACATTTCTTACCCAGGAAAATCCCATCAATCTCACAGATTGCAAGTCTTGGCCTGTGTCCAACCAGGCCATTTAAGACTTATGAGTGTAtggcaaagaaaataatgtgttttttccttaCACCAGAGATGAACTAGGACCAAGTATAATACTAGAAACTGCTTATTTTTAGCCTTAAAATGTTAGGAGtttcacagaaaaatcacaCCTTTAGCTACAAATAAAGGGGTTTCAATAGCTCCTAGATAACAACTGCTTCTGGACTTAAGAGACTTGGCACAGTACAACCATGTATTTATTCAACAGACATGACAGCGAAATGTGTTTCGCAATTAAACACCTAAGGCACAACATTTCGGTGCTTTCTGGATTCAACATTGGCAGAATTAGGCTAATAAGGGACATAAATGTATTAGCAAATTGAGCCTAAATGTATGTGTATTTATAAAGAGCACAGTATCATCTGTTCTACTCCCAACCCTTGCTGCATCAAGCTGACTGCACACTGAGAAAATCTTCTCTGAGGGCAGTATTCTCCAAGTGCATAAGCAACGTTACTCCCTGACATCCAAGGTTTGAGCAATTTGGTTAGAAGAGATGACAAGATTCAGGAATATTTTCAAACATAGGGTTGCTTTAGTGTGGGGAAGATATGCAAATTCTCTGTACTGTCAGCCCAGGATaccatgttttctttgtggaaaaaataaactcttttcTAGTGTAGATAAACTTGTCAGGACAATTTATGGACAAAAAGCAAGAGGCACCCTGTCATCACTGTCAAGACTGAGGTTTTGGCCTCCAGCATCCAGTAAGGTGGGTAAGATGAGAAGTGAAATACTCCTAGTATTTTTCTATTGGATTAAAACCAGCACATAGTTATCAAACATACCTCAGAGTTCCTTGTGAACACCCAGTTTTACTGGTTACAAAACACTCTCCAAGTGTCATTTAGCCTCAGGAAAGGTCAGGGTTGTGCTGGCTGGTTGCAGCCTGTCCCTGCTCACCTGCTGTCTCCCAGCTCTGTGTAAGAACACGCTGGGCCCTCCTGCAGCAGACCTTGCAGACTTCTCCCCGTCCAAAGGCAGCAGGGTGTGAAGATCAGAGCTCCATCAATGCCACGCTATCAGTGGAGACCAGCAACCCATTCCTGGCACGGTACCACGCCGGAGGAACTTTGGCACAAGGTGGTGCATCCCACGCATAGGCAGCAAACAGTTGGCGCAGGACTTACGTAAGGAATTCATTAGGAAAATTAATTACTAGAAGTTACTAGAATAtcctcagttggaagggacccacaaggatcctcgagtccaactcctgtccctgcacaagacaactccacagttcactctgtgtgtccagtctcttcttgaacactgtcaggatTGGGGCTGTGACATCCCCGCTGAggagcttgttccagtgtccaccaccctctgggtgaggaaccttttcctcatgtccaacctgaacctcccctggca is part of the Columba livia isolate bColLiv1 breed racing homer chromosome 6, bColLiv1.pat.W.v2, whole genome shotgun sequence genome and encodes:
- the NKX1-2 gene encoding NK1 transcription factor-related protein 2 isoform X2, which produces MPECPDRGAKAAPIHHKISFSVLDILDPQKFSKRREPAAGSWGSAPRSGEREKSLGRVEVGKDATAPGSGRNKLEAHDAHSPAESGAEAAGQEPEDGTGDGTGGRPASHQPGPEEPGSPRGGRRRRAEAGCGKPRRARTAFTYEQLVALENKFRATRYLSVCERLSLALSLSLTETQVKIWFQNRRTKWKKQHPGADGAATAASSPAAAASGGSPSPPAPGALPFQTFPSYAAANVLVPPAAPFPLGGGAFAPFLGPAYLGPFYAPHL
- the NKX1-2 gene encoding NK1 transcription factor-related protein 2 isoform X1; the protein is MAALPPPLPPPRRRPLRPPRPTLLPAAHSAPRRAAREAAPLRARRNLRRLRAREPADILDPQKFSKRREPAAGSWGSAPRSGEREKSLGRVEVGKDATAPGSGRNKLEAHDAHSPAESGAEAAGQEPEDGTGDGTGGRPASHQPGPEEPGSPRGGRRRRAEAGCGKPRRARTAFTYEQLVALENKFRATRYLSVCERLSLALSLSLTETQVKIWFQNRRTKWKKQHPGADGAATAASSPAAAASGGSPSPPAPGALPFQTFPSYAAANVLVPPAAPFPLGGGAFAPFLGPAYLGPFYAPHL